Proteins from a genomic interval of Diaphorobacter sp. HDW4A:
- a CDS encoding SDR family oxidoreductase, whose translation MLLKNKVIIISGIGPGMGIKLALRAAEYQAKAVVLAARTQSMLDDTETAIREAGYTCEVLKVATDIAQPEQCQRLAALTIEKFGRIDALINSAYAHGTWGTSSNSSMDDWRKVMEVNLYGSMNMTQAVVPQMKKQKDGSIVMINTMATRRPNQLEAGYAVSKGALKTAVQYLAEDLGPFGIRVNSTYNGWMWGAPVKGYFQAESKRQGVPMESLVDVIAKQIPLRHEIPDDADCAAAALYLASDYARVVTGAQLDVSGGHYLPH comes from the coding sequence ATGCTATTGAAGAACAAAGTCATCATCATTTCGGGCATTGGCCCGGGCATGGGTATCAAGCTCGCGTTGCGCGCGGCGGAATATCAGGCCAAGGCGGTGGTGCTTGCCGCCCGCACCCAGTCCATGCTGGACGACACCGAAACCGCGATCCGCGAGGCGGGTTACACCTGCGAAGTGCTCAAGGTGGCCACCGACATCGCGCAGCCCGAGCAATGCCAACGACTGGCCGCACTGACCATCGAGAAGTTCGGCCGCATCGATGCGCTGATCAACTCCGCCTACGCGCATGGCACATGGGGAACGTCCAGCAACTCGTCGATGGACGACTGGCGCAAGGTCATGGAGGTCAATCTGTATGGCTCCATGAACATGACGCAAGCCGTTGTGCCCCAAATGAAGAAACAGAAAGATGGCAGCATCGTGATGATCAACACCATGGCCACGCGCCGTCCCAATCAGCTGGAGGCCGGCTACGCGGTCTCCAAGGGGGCGCTCAAGACGGCTGTGCAGTATCTGGCCGAAGACCTCGGCCCGTTCGGCATTCGCGTTAACAGCACCTACAACGGTTGGATGTGGGGCGCGCCCGTCAAAGGCTATTTTCAGGCCGAATCCAAGCGCCAGGGCGTTCCTATGGAGTCGCTGGTGGACGTCATCGCCAAGCAGATTCCGCTGCGCCATGAGATTCCGGACGATGCAGATTGTGCGGCTGCCGCACTCTATCTGGCCAGCGACTACGCGCGCGTCGTGACCGGCGCGCAGCTTGACGTGAGCGGTGGTCATTACCTGCCGCACTGA
- a CDS encoding nuclear transport factor 2 family protein, translating into MLDLEAIERIKQLKARYFRAIDTCNLELLQGMLTPDIKLAFQSPAYEFHLEGVDKALDFYKTSFTKTRLAMHNGHTPEIEVNGDTATGLWYLNYVFINLEEKTHMNGGAIYEDRYVRRNGVWWIAQTGYKTLLETVQPLSEQLQITSKPIN; encoded by the coding sequence ATGTTGGACCTCGAAGCCATCGAGCGCATCAAGCAGCTCAAGGCGCGGTACTTTCGCGCCATCGATACTTGCAATCTGGAGTTGCTCCAAGGCATGTTGACGCCGGACATCAAGCTGGCCTTTCAAAGCCCGGCCTATGAATTCCATTTGGAAGGCGTCGACAAGGCGCTTGATTTCTACAAGACCTCGTTCACCAAGACCCGCCTGGCCATGCACAACGGTCACACGCCCGAGATCGAGGTGAACGGTGACACGGCCACCGGTCTTTGGTATCTGAACTACGTCTTCATCAACCTCGAAGAAAAGACGCACATGAATGGCGGCGCCATCTACGAAGACCGCTATGTGAGGCGCAATGGCGTGTGGTGGATCGCGCAGACGGGCTACAAGACCCTGCTCGAGACCGTGCAGCCACTCAGCGAGCAACTGCAAATCACGTCCAAACCGATCAACTGA
- a CDS encoding nuclear transport factor 2 family protein, producing the protein MQTLFDIEEIKQLKARYFRGIDTCNLELLATVLASDAYIRFDSPTYQFEINGIDQAIEFYRNAFTHRRFGMHNGHTPEIKVDGDVATGIWYLNDLFINLDEQTILTGSALYEDRYIKIAGQWRIQRTGYKRLLEMIEPLSAGCRITSQPIMPQPVTSGV; encoded by the coding sequence ATGCAAACGCTTTTTGACATCGAAGAGATCAAACAACTCAAGGCGCGTTACTTTCGCGGCATCGATACCTGCAATCTGGAACTTCTCGCAACAGTGCTGGCAAGCGATGCTTACATCCGCTTTGACAGCCCGACTTACCAGTTCGAGATCAACGGCATCGACCAGGCCATCGAGTTCTACCGCAACGCATTCACGCATCGGCGCTTTGGCATGCATAACGGACATACGCCTGAAATCAAGGTGGATGGCGATGTGGCCACGGGGATCTGGTACCTGAACGATCTGTTCATCAACCTCGATGAGCAGACCATTCTCACCGGCAGCGCGCTGTACGAGGACCGCTACATCAAGATCGCCGGGCAATGGCGCATTCAGCGCACCGGCTACAAGCGGCTGCTGGAGATGATCGAGCCGCTCAGCGCGGGTTGCCGGATCACGTCGCAGCCGATCATGCCGCAGCCTGTTACAAGCGGCGTGTGA
- a CDS encoding SRPBCC domain-containing protein → MTKAANLVTSITVEINAPASLVWEVLTDLENYCHWNRFCPDIRCGLQLNDLVAMQTRHPITGDVWPVNEYLVAFEPEHLLSWEQRPVPENKDAARRDQYIEAIDANRCTYFTTDQFLGLNADTIMREHGAWVKMAFDQVAVDLKKRAEELQRARAAAAV, encoded by the coding sequence ATGACCAAAGCTGCCAATCTCGTCACCTCCATCACCGTCGAAATCAACGCGCCTGCCAGTCTGGTGTGGGAGGTGCTGACCGATCTTGAGAACTACTGTCACTGGAACCGCTTCTGCCCTGACATTCGCTGCGGGCTGCAGCTCAATGATCTGGTTGCTATGCAAACCCGCCATCCGATCACGGGCGACGTTTGGCCCGTCAACGAATATCTGGTGGCCTTCGAGCCGGAGCATCTGCTGTCCTGGGAGCAGCGCCCGGTGCCGGAGAACAAGGATGCCGCGCGCCGCGATCAGTACATCGAAGCGATCGACGCCAACCGCTGCACTTACTTCACGACCGATCAGTTTCTGGGCCTCAATGCCGACACCATCATGCGCGAGCATGGCGCGTGGGTGAAGATGGCCTTCGACCAGGTCGCGGTCGATCTGAAAAAACGCGCCGAAGAACTGCAGCGAGCCCGCGCTGCGGCGGCAGTCTGA
- a CDS encoding sulfotransferase, whose product MNAPMQAAPLDVPELLQAARERAPGLSNFGDDNYRAALEVLTQSLNTEAKLTATGLAMMRERIVGQLVNRLVMEDCFARHPEIAQIQIDDPLVIVGLPRTGTTMLQRTLAVDPRFYSAAWWETRYPAPLAEEGPKESAKRIEMAKAEVAQTIEAIPQILSIHPMSATLCDEEFMLMEHSFLCAMDAYADVPSYTAWLDQQDQRPVYTQLKKMLQLLQWQKQLRGEPQGERWLLKAPQHLHTLEILLSVFPKAQVILTHREPAQTIPSMASMAHTLWQIYSDQADPRSAGKQWNSRMARGIHHTMQVRDHQDAGRFLDIHFADAVAKPIEVLETVYRFAGLDFTEQARAAAQHWLASNGREKRAGHDYTLETFGLCEQQMQDDYAPYRERHLASRS is encoded by the coding sequence ATGAACGCACCTATGCAAGCTGCGCCGCTCGATGTGCCAGAGCTGCTGCAAGCCGCGCGCGAGCGGGCGCCGGGCCTGAGTAACTTTGGCGACGACAACTACCGAGCGGCACTGGAAGTGCTCACCCAATCGCTGAACACCGAAGCCAAGCTCACTGCCACCGGATTGGCGATGATGCGCGAGCGCATCGTGGGCCAGTTGGTGAACCGGCTCGTCATGGAAGACTGTTTCGCGCGCCATCCGGAGATTGCGCAGATCCAGATCGACGATCCGCTGGTCATCGTCGGCCTGCCGCGCACCGGCACCACGATGCTGCAACGCACGCTGGCCGTAGACCCGCGCTTTTACTCTGCCGCCTGGTGGGAGACGCGCTATCCCGCGCCGCTCGCCGAAGAGGGGCCAAAGGAGTCGGCCAAACGCATCGAGATGGCGAAGGCAGAAGTCGCCCAGACCATCGAAGCCATTCCGCAGATTCTGTCGATTCATCCCATGAGCGCCACGCTGTGCGACGAGGAATTCATGCTCATGGAGCATTCATTTCTCTGCGCCATGGACGCTTACGCTGATGTGCCGAGCTACACCGCTTGGCTTGACCAGCAGGATCAGCGCCCGGTCTACACACAGCTCAAGAAGATGCTGCAACTGCTGCAATGGCAAAAGCAACTGCGCGGCGAACCGCAGGGCGAGCGTTGGCTGCTCAAGGCGCCGCAGCATCTGCATACGCTGGAGATTTTGCTGTCGGTCTTTCCCAAGGCGCAGGTCATCCTGACCCATCGCGAGCCCGCGCAGACGATTCCCTCGATGGCCAGCATGGCGCACACGCTGTGGCAAATCTACAGCGATCAGGCCGATCCTCGCTCCGCCGGCAAGCAGTGGAACAGCCGCATGGCGCGCGGCATCCATCACACCATGCAGGTGCGTGACCACCAGGACGCTGGGCGCTTTCTGGACATCCATTTCGCCGACGCCGTGGCCAAGCCCATCGAGGTGCTGGAGACGGTCTACCGCTTCGCAGGACTTGACTTCACCGAGCAAGCCCGCGCCGCCGCCCAGCATTGGCTGGCGAGCAATGGCCGCGAGAAACGCGCGGGCCACGACTACACGCTGGAGACGTTTGGCCTCTGCGAGCAGCAGATGCAGGACGACTACGCGCCCTACCGGGAAAGGCATCTGGCATCGCGTAGCTGA